One segment of Falco rusticolus isolate bFalRus1 chromosome 3, bFalRus1.pri, whole genome shotgun sequence DNA contains the following:
- the BLOC1S5 gene encoding biogenesis of lysosome-related organelles complex 1 subunit 5 — protein sequence MSGGGLASPGRSGAAPLPSERKREALAAGSPIQPIIKDVGEIYSRLLDHRPVIQGEIRYFVKEFEEKRGLRELRVLENLKNAIFETNEHVLPKCEQAMNDNLNEVFKRLQAANDMMHRLQEREHEERKLQADKLMAREEKHIAHWEEFMKEQQNKRAEVDEEHRKAMERLKEQYSEMEKELAKYVSF from the exons ATGAGCGGGGGCGGCCTCGCGTCCCCCggccggagcggggcggccccgctgcccAGCGAGAGGAAGCGGGAGGCGCTGGCCGCCGGCTCCCCCATTCAGCCCATCATAAAGG ATGTTGGGGAAATCTATTCAAGACTACTGGATCACAGACCAGTAATTCAGGGAGAAATACGTTACTTTGTTAAAGAATTTGAA GAAAAACGCGGCCTCCGAGAACTACGAGTACTCGAAAATCTAAAGAACGCAATCTTTGAAACGAATGAACATGTTCTTCCTAAGTGTGAGCAAGCAATGAATGACAATTTGAATGAAGTATTCAAGAGAT TGCAAGCTGCCAACGATATGATGCATAGACTCCAAGAGAGAGAGCATGAAGAGAGGAAG CTTCAGGCGGACAAGCTGATGGCTCGTGAAGAGAAGCACATAGCCCACTGGGAGGAATTCatgaaagaacaacaaaacaagcGAGCAGAGGTGGACgaagagcacagaaaagctATGGAGCGCCTCAAAGAGCAGTATTCTGAGATGGAGAAGGAACTGGccaaatatgtttctttttaa